The following proteins are encoded in a genomic region of Jaculus jaculus isolate mJacJac1 chromosome 13, mJacJac1.mat.Y.cur, whole genome shotgun sequence:
- the Sting1 gene encoding stimulator of interferon genes protein isoform X1 yields the protein MPFSSLHPSIPRPRGHKAQQAAFILLGTCLLALWVLGEPADHTLQVLVLHLASLQLGQLLKEVCCLAEELCHVHSRYHGSYWKALQACLGCPIRRGAVLLLASYFYSSLPNAAGLPLRWLLALLGLSQALCILLGLQGLAPAEVSAVCEEKNFNVAHGLAWSYYIGYLRLILPGSHVFLNSLGRQGKRQGLQARIQTFNQLHGNRLWAAGSRRLYILFPLDCGVPDDLSVADPNIRFLHTLPQQSIDRAGIKGRVYTNSVYELLENGQTAGACVLEYATPLQTLLAMSQDGRAGFSREDRLEQAKLFCRKLEEILADVPESQNNCCLVVYQEPAKGSSFSLSQEVLQRLRQEEREAITVSSSTARTSVVRGSSGLSQEPKLLISDTDQPLPLRTGFT from the exons ATGCCATTCTCCAGCCTACATCCGTCTATCCCACGTCCCAGAGGCCACAAGGCCCAGCAGGCGGCCTTTATCCTGCTAGGGACCTGTCTGCTGGCCCTTTGGGTCCTGGGGGAGCCAGCAGATCACACTCTCCAGGTCCTTGTGCTCCACCTAGCCTCTCTGCAGCTGGGACAGCTACTGAAAGAGGTCTGCTGTCTGGCTGAAGAGCTGTGCCACGTCCACTCCAG GTACCATGGCAGCTACTGGAAGGCCCTgcaggcctgcctgggctgccCCATTCGTCGCGGGGCGGTGCTGTTGCTGGCCTCCTATTTCTACTCCTCGCTCCCCAATGCTGCTGGCCTGCCCCTCCGTTGGCTGCTTGCCCTCCTGGGCCTTTCACAGGCTCTCTGCATCCTCCTGGGCCTCCAG GGCCTCGCCCCAGCAGAGGTCTCAGCAGTCTGTGAAGAGAAGAACTTCAACGTTGCCCACGGGCTGGCATGGTCATATTACATCGGGTACCTGCGGCTGATCCTGCCAG GATCTCATGTCTTCTTGAACTCACTGGGTAGGCAAGGAAAGAGACAGG GTCTCCAGGCTCGCATTCAAACGTTCAATCAGCTGCACGGCAATAGGCTATGGGCCGCAGGGAGCCGGAGGCTGTACATCCTCTTCCCACTGGACTGCGGGGTGCCTGATGACCTGAGCGTGGCTGACCCTAACATTCGCTTCTTGCACACGCTGCCCCAGCAGAGCATCGACCGCGCTGGCATCAAGGGCCGGGTTTACACCAACAGTGTCTATGAGCTTCTGGAGAATGGGCAGACA GCAGGTGCCTGTGTCCTAGAATATGCTACCCCCTTGCAGACCTTGTTAGCCATGTCACAAGATGGCAGAGCTGGCTTTAGCCGGGAGGATCGGCTTGAGCAGGCCAAACTCTTCTGCCGGAAACTGGAGGAAATCCTAGCTGATGTCCCTGAATCTCAGAACAACTGCTGCCTCGTTGTCTACCAGG AACCTGCAAAAGGAAGTAGCTTCTCGCTGTCACAGGAGGTTCTGCAGCGCCTGCGCCAGGAAGAAAGGGAGGCGATCACGGTGAGCAGCAGCACCGCCAGGACGTCCGTGGTGCGCGGGTCTTCTGGGCTCTCCCAAGAGCCCAAGCTCCTTATCAGTGATACGGATCAACCTCTCCCACTCCGCACTGGTTTCACCTGA
- the Sting1 gene encoding stimulator of interferon genes protein isoform X2 translates to MPFSSLHPSIPRPRGHKAQQAAFILLGTCLLALWVLGEPADHTLQVLVLHLASLQLGQLLKEVCCLAEELCHVHSRYHGSYWKALQACLGCPIRRGAVLLLASYFYSSLPNAAGLPLRWLLALLGLSQALCILLGLQGLAPAEVSAVCEEKNFNVAHGLAWSYYIGYLRLILPGLQARIQTFNQLHGNRLWAAGSRRLYILFPLDCGVPDDLSVADPNIRFLHTLPQQSIDRAGIKGRVYTNSVYELLENGQTAGACVLEYATPLQTLLAMSQDGRAGFSREDRLEQAKLFCRKLEEILADVPESQNNCCLVVYQEPAKGSSFSLSQEVLQRLRQEEREAITVSSSTARTSVVRGSSGLSQEPKLLISDTDQPLPLRTGFT, encoded by the exons ATGCCATTCTCCAGCCTACATCCGTCTATCCCACGTCCCAGAGGCCACAAGGCCCAGCAGGCGGCCTTTATCCTGCTAGGGACCTGTCTGCTGGCCCTTTGGGTCCTGGGGGAGCCAGCAGATCACACTCTCCAGGTCCTTGTGCTCCACCTAGCCTCTCTGCAGCTGGGACAGCTACTGAAAGAGGTCTGCTGTCTGGCTGAAGAGCTGTGCCACGTCCACTCCAG GTACCATGGCAGCTACTGGAAGGCCCTgcaggcctgcctgggctgccCCATTCGTCGCGGGGCGGTGCTGTTGCTGGCCTCCTATTTCTACTCCTCGCTCCCCAATGCTGCTGGCCTGCCCCTCCGTTGGCTGCTTGCCCTCCTGGGCCTTTCACAGGCTCTCTGCATCCTCCTGGGCCTCCAG GGCCTCGCCCCAGCAGAGGTCTCAGCAGTCTGTGAAGAGAAGAACTTCAACGTTGCCCACGGGCTGGCATGGTCATATTACATCGGGTACCTGCGGCTGATCCTGCCAG GTCTCCAGGCTCGCATTCAAACGTTCAATCAGCTGCACGGCAATAGGCTATGGGCCGCAGGGAGCCGGAGGCTGTACATCCTCTTCCCACTGGACTGCGGGGTGCCTGATGACCTGAGCGTGGCTGACCCTAACATTCGCTTCTTGCACACGCTGCCCCAGCAGAGCATCGACCGCGCTGGCATCAAGGGCCGGGTTTACACCAACAGTGTCTATGAGCTTCTGGAGAATGGGCAGACA GCAGGTGCCTGTGTCCTAGAATATGCTACCCCCTTGCAGACCTTGTTAGCCATGTCACAAGATGGCAGAGCTGGCTTTAGCCGGGAGGATCGGCTTGAGCAGGCCAAACTCTTCTGCCGGAAACTGGAGGAAATCCTAGCTGATGTCCCTGAATCTCAGAACAACTGCTGCCTCGTTGTCTACCAGG AACCTGCAAAAGGAAGTAGCTTCTCGCTGTCACAGGAGGTTCTGCAGCGCCTGCGCCAGGAAGAAAGGGAGGCGATCACGGTGAGCAGCAGCACCGCCAGGACGTCCGTGGTGCGCGGGTCTTCTGGGCTCTCCCAAGAGCCCAAGCTCCTTATCAGTGATACGGATCAACCTCTCCCACTCCGCACTGGTTTCACCTGA